From the genome of Nicotiana sylvestris chromosome 1, ASM39365v2, whole genome shotgun sequence:
CAGAAGCctattcaaaaatttcaaaagAGAACGAAACGAAAGAATTAGAATAATATTAGCTAAGAATCCATCAAAGAACGAAAGACTCCAATGGTTTAATTAGTCATTACGTACTTAATTATAATGAAACCAGTTTGAATATTTTACATGCAAATGGCGAGGATCATAATAAAGAACATAGGAGTACTTCTTTAACTTCTTGTCAGGATATTACAGTGCTTTCTATAGAGGTAAGTTCTATTAGAAGTTTAATATGTATTAGCTCTATTATTCAGATATAGTTAATCACTTCGGATAGGATTTTACTCTGTCAAAGGTATCCTAGGCATGCTAGACCTATTGTGTCAACCGTGTGTTAAAAGAGGATTAATCCTCTAACCATTAAAGTTGCAGAAACTGAATTTTTTAATATATTACATTAAAACTAATGGACTTTATAGTGATCATCAATTAATTAGTATTGCAGACActgttttttcaaaaaaaataaaaataaagaattgAAGGTATTTTAATTGGAATAGGGTAGATAGGGATACATGCATAACTTTCAAAACTTGTAGCGCCACTCCATCTCTTTTGGCCATTTTTTATTTCTTCTAACCCGgctatttgtttatgaaaatttGTAATTGAATCTCGAAAAATAAGGCAATAGTTTAAGTTTTATGCACTAATATAAGAAGCGATTAAAATATTAggttaattaaaagaaaattacagTTAATTTTATTTAGTAAGCATTTATTTGTAGCCGAAAATAAATTAACTTGCTGATGGTGCAAAACCTAAATGAATGGGTTAGGTTTTGGTATTGTACTAATTGTTGAACTGTGTTACAATCTAATTTAAACAACTAGTGCTTAAGTGTGCAAAATCTAGTTGTTTAAAGCATAAACTGTTTCAAAGAACgcacttttatttacttaattacgTATTCAGTACTAGTAATTAAATGGGGTACCTTTGTTCTTCATCGGCTGCAACTCCAGTGGTGCCACCATTCCTGTAAGTAGGAAGAGGAACAAGGCCAGATTCAATGCGCCTGAGATCCTCAATAAGGATTTCATAGTGTCGCTTGACTTCGTCGACCGATTTTCCGCCTCCTACAGCCCTAGCCACATTTTGCCAGCGGTCAGGAGTGTCCTTATCAAACTGAGCTAAAGCTCTTTCAAACAATTTGTTTTGCTGCGGAGTCCATGAATTTCTAATAGAGTTTGATGCCATATTATTGAGTTGTAGAAGTTTGTAAAAAGCAACAAAAAGGAAGGAATAGGGTTATGGATGATTGAAAAAAGGATGGCCAATTTTGGTGTTTATAAAGAGGCGAGGAATTATGAGGGGTTAAAGGGAGGATTAATAGAGCCAATTGGAGAAGAATCTAAATTTGGCTTAAAGTCGGGAGAGAGTGACTCGTTTCCTTTGGAACCACAAGACCTACTGCACTGCAGTGGACGagaatctctctctctctcttcagaCTAAGTTAAGTTTCTCCAACGTAAATCATAGTTGTTGCAGTAAAAAAAAACCAATACGAAGGAATGATCCAAGTGAAGCTGTGGAATCGTTCTGATCCTGGGATACATCCATACATTCTTATGCACGTGTGGAGCCCTGCATTTTCTTGGGATCTTAATTTAATATTTACTTTTTGcgtgtttttttttttggcttctAAACTAATATACCGGAAACAAACTCTTTGTCTTTTAAAAGCAGGGGTAATATCTATACTCTAtccttgtgagattatactggaatttttgttgttgtttttgttgttggttTCTAACCTGATGTTATTTAACCGCTATGAGCCTTGACTATCTGAATTTCCGTCAACCGCCTATTAAGGAGGAAATGCTACCTACTATGGCTTTATTTTTGGCTTAGTGTGTGTTGGGGTTTTTGACAAGAGGAGTtgttctgatggtaagcaacctccatttccaaccaagaggttgtgagttcgagtctacccaagagcaaggtgggaagttcttggagggaatgatgccgagggtctatttggaaacagcctctctaccccagggtaggggtaaggtctgcgtacacactaccctccccagaccccactaaatgggattatactggattgttgttgttgttgttgttgtgtgttggggttttattggtttggtggtacaataataacaataaattcaGTGGAATTCCACAAATGGTGTCTGGGTAGAATAATGTGTCCACGGACTTTACCTTTATCTTACGAAGGTGCAAATGTTGTTTCCGATAATTCTTGGTTCAAGAACGTGAAAAGAAGCAATATTATTGATTAGGTGGTGTGAATGAAAAATAGAGGGGCAGAAAAATTTGAAAAGATTCCTTTACAAAGGAAACTATGTCCCTTATTGAATAAAGACAAGAAAGTTATTGGATTTCAATAAAAATGCACTTCTTTTAGCTTTTAAATTTTTGGAAAGAAAGTAAGCCTCAATAATAGAAAAATAATGTGCGCAGATAGCCGATTTTGGAGCTGCTAACATgcccaaaataaaataaaaaattgcaaATTTAACCACTTCAAAATCACTTCAACCATATACGACCAAAATTGCTAGAATTATTATATGAATTTTGACAGCAAACTTCGAATATTTTTGCCGAATTGCCTTTACTTTTTAATGTAACCTTCATATATTTTATTACTTGTCAGACATAAGCCATTAATCTTCTGCGGTCATAGCAGTATCTGAAGATCTAGCAATGGCCATTACCTTAATGGGTTGGGTGGGTGTTTGAAAAGACTTAAATTTTGcgaatagtaaaaaaaaaaaaaaaaaaactgttttggagggattcgaagaaaaagaagacaagAAAAAATCAACGTCTCAGGGCGTGCAATGTACTGGCAATACTGCATGTCTATACAGTTTTAATTCATTCGACTCTGATAACATTGGGAATTGCTCTTTCGGTTCTATTCTGCACTGAGAAACGTACCAAAAGGCTTGTAGCTGTCCACCTGAATTAATTGCATGTATGTTTTCCCCTATATTAGTAGTAATTTATTTTGTGTGCTTTGTGTTACCACTTGCTCCTACTAGATAGTTTCCATGACTTGAATATGGTGGCTATCACTTTTACTTCTCATGTTTCGCTTTTTTAGAGTCAGACTGCATAAACTTTAActaatattttaatatatatattttcaccATATTTATATAAGTAAAATCACAAATTATAGTATTTTTCGTATAGTTCATTTTTACTTGTCAAGTTTAGCTTTTTGAGAGTTAATTTGATTAATTTTATAagataattttttaaatattttaaaattaaaatttagataTTTGAAAACTATATGAAAAATACTATAATTTGTGATTTTACTCATATAAATATGGTGAAAAAATACATATTAAAATATTGGTCAAAGTTTATGCAGTCTGACTCTCGAAAAGCGAAACAtgagaagtaaaagtgaacggagagaATATATTATAGGCTCTAGTTTTCATAACCTTGAATTTTGTCAAGGGATATTACTAGAGCATTCTCCATTGctgttaaaatttcattttcacaGTAGTGAGCAGCATAAAATAGTACTCCTATAAAAGATGCATAATCAATAAAGTGTCTATGATTATTCCAAAAGGAATGAGACTAAGGAGTCGTTTAGTTTGAGTATAGAAATAAATTAATCCTAATATAAATTCTTGCATAAAATAATATTCATAGTGCTTGGTTGAGGTatatgaataattaatctcagCAAATCTTGCATAGGATAATGCAGTGTTTGGTTGACTCTGCTAAATAATACTTGCATTCAGTGGCCGTACGCAGAATTTTTCATAAGCAGTGTCACTATTCTAGCAATAAGCTCATGACAGTCAAAAAAATTTTAGTGGAGCCAAGGGAGTTCGAACCCAAGCCAAGACTTTTCACATCAAACTTGAAGTTGTCAACCACTGGACTATTGAGTTGTTTCGAAGCAAATGATGTCACTTTTAATGATTTTatttacttattattttaatatatatgtaGTAAAAAATTTCGACGAACACCGGTTGGGTCCATGTAAACCCCCTACTTGCATTAAATTATGTGTGATTCTATGTCGGAGTATTATTTTATGCACGATATATAAAATGTGATGTAAAAGTATATGGATTAAACTATTTTGTATCATTGAGATTCGTAGTCAAATCTCTTTACCTTTCCGTCTCAAATAACTGGAACGAACACTTCTCAACTAGATTGATTTATTGGAGAGGTAATACATATAAGCAAATGAAAATTTTTGAACTAGCTAATGGTTAATTAATTCATAGTCAATTCAATTTCTTTTTTGAGCTGACACTataatttaaaatttattatATATGCTGCGTGAGCTTCCAAAGGCGTTCCTTTGGGGTGCCTTAGGGAGCAGGGCAATCTCTTAAAGTTTAAAAGACTTGTCATTCTCATTAGGTAATTATAACCACAATGATTTTGTGATTTAACGTCCATAAGAACAATGACATGTTTAAATATATGGAACACACACAAAACCCCATCTTAATCAAAGATTTCTATGGATATCTACACGAGTTTATAATGTAGATCTAGTACGTACAGAAGGGTCACAGTCCAAACAACAAGTTGCATGTCTTTTGCCCACTGCAAGGTACGATATTTTGATATTGATAATTTGATATTTACAGACTTATACTCCATTTAATTAAGTGGCAGTTTATTTCAGCCTCCCCAAAGCTCAAGTGAAAGGTACGGGACGTCACTATTATTATGATTGACAGGGGGTCGGGCTAGTTTGCGCGCATCTTTGAGAAGAAATCATCCAGTCTACTGTTAGCTTCCAATGAGATCTGAACTTTAGACCTCATCGAGGCAAAAAGAAATGACTATTCTCGGTCTCATATATGAAATTAGTTTTATTCGCCTTACTTTTTTTAGTTTCTCGTTCGACGTCCGATATTGTTGGGCTTatgcccatgttgtccagccaaaggccCAATGGCCTAATCCTATTATCTTTTGGTTTTCATTCCTATTTGGAATTGGATTCGGTTTATTCCTATGTTGAgtgggttttggctttaagagaaagcgccactcatgatctataaataggacaaccttggagaattattctatgctcattgatacaagtctttgaaagacttaaacacataaaagttgtttttgagagagctttcgtcaagagagaaaagagaagaaaaatatttgttttgctgcagatttttattccgaccagCCAACATTCAAATCACGTATCTGATTCGTTAACCGTTGGATCGGGCTGACATTTTGACTGAGTGTTCGTAACATCTTAGTCTTGTATTTGAACGGTGCAGATCGAATTTCATGGCTCGTAGCATCTGATTTCGAGCCTCAAACAACAACTTCCTTTTTGTGGattctcctctttcttcaattgattagttgttgctcttgttacagttgttgctccgtgtttgacacttgttgtgtagccaatttggagaacttttgtaaccctcttattgttataATGGAGCTTTTTGAatctttgtgatcccgtggtttttaccttcgatttgaagggttttccactttaaaatttggtgttctttatcttctttattttcgggtttgcctctGCCTCGTCATAACAGTGGCATCAGATCCTTGATTATTTATCCGGATTGTTACGGAATGGAGGCGAATATGAGCAAGATGGTATGTTTAAATGGGAGAAATTATAATGTTTGGAGAAGCAAGATGAAAGacttgttgttcgtgaagaagatgcATCTACCCGTTTTTTCAGCTCATAAACCCGAGAGTATATCCGATGAAGATTGAAATTTCAAGCACCAACAAGTATGTGGATATAATGGGTTGAAGATAGTGTTCGCAACCATATTGTGAACGAGATACATGCGAGAtcattgtgggaaaagctagagaCTCATTATGCTTCAAAAACCGGGAACAATAAATTGTTTCTGCTAAAGCAATTGATGACCTTTAAATACAAGGAAGGAAGCCCTATCCTTAATCATATAAATGATTTTTAGGGCGTCCTTGATCAGCTATCTGGAATGGgagttaattttgatgatgagatacaaggaCTTTGGCTTTTTAATACTCTGCCAGACTCTtgggaaactcttcgtgtttctttgacaaattCAACTCCCGGAGGTAAGGTGACCATGGAATATGCCAAGAGTGGTGTGTTGAACGAGGAAGTAAGGAGAAATTCTCAGGGTTCGTCCTCACAAGCAGATATCTTGGTTACTGAAGACCGGGGGAGAGATAGAACAAAAGGCTCAAGGAATAGAGGTAAAACTAGAAGTAAGTCAAGGTCCAAATACTATAATATTACATGCAACCACTATGGCAAGAAAGGACACATCAAAAGATTTTGCCGCAAGTTGAATCAAGACACTAGAGAAGGAAAGAAAACTGAAAATAATGAGAACAATGTTGCTGCTATTGTTCGAGATGAccttctttttgcttatgatgaaaaTGTCATCAAATTGGTATCCCATGAGACGAGCTGGATAGTAGATTCTGGAGCTACCTCACATGTCACACCAAAAAAAACTTTTTCTCATCTTATACTCCTGTTGATTCTGGAGTGTTAAAGATGGGCAATGCCAGTGAAGTTAAGGTGTTTGGTGTTGGCACAGtttgtttgaaaactaataaTGGTTCAACGTTAGTTCTTCAAGATGTCAAGCATGCTCCAGACTTTCCTTTCAATTTGATCTTCGCAGGAAGATTAGACGATGAATGTTATCATAATTCCCTCTCCAATGGCCAATGAAAGCTCACCAAGGGCTCGTTAGTAgtggctcgaggagtcaagtctGGTTATTTATATGTGACACAGGGCTCTATTCGTAATGACTCAATAAATCTGGTGGAAAGTGATACTTTGTCAGAATTGTGGCATCGAAGATTGAGTCATATGAGTGAGGGGGATTACGTGTTTGGCAAAGAAAAGTTTGCTTTCTGGAGTGAAACAAGCAAAGCTGAAAATGTGCATACATTGTTTAGCTGGCAAACAGAAAAGGGTTTCCTTTCATAGCCATCCTCCCACAAGAAAGCCCGATTTATTGGAGCTAGTacactctgatttgtgtggtcattttaaagtaaagtcaaaaggtggtgcactttactttgtgaccttcattgatgatcattctcgtAAGCTCTGGGTGTACCTTTTGAAATCTAAAGATCAAGCACTTAGCGTATTTAAGGAATTTCAGGCCTTAGATGAGAGACAAACggggaagaaattaaaatgtattcGCACTGATaatggtggtgaatattgtggtccCTTTGATAACTATTACAAGGAAAAAGGGATTTGTCATCAGAAAACTCCGCCCAAGACACCTCAATTGAATGGTTTGGCAGAGAGGATGAATAGAACTCTAGTTGAGAGAGTTAGCTCCTTACTTTCAGAggctaaacttccaaatacattttgGGTGAAAGCACTTAACACTGTTGCCTATGTTATCAATTTGTCTCCTGTAGTTGCTTTGGATGGTGATGTCCCAGACAGAGTTTGGTTTACCAAAGATGTTTCTTATGATCACCTGAGAGTTTTTGGGTGTAAAGCTTGTGTGCATGTTCCTAAAGATGAGAGATCGAAACTGGATGTCAAAACTAAGCAGTGCATCTTTATCAGTTATGGTCAAGATGAATTTGAGTATCGTTTTTATGATCCAGTTGACAATAAAATTATTAGAAGTCGTCATGCAACATTCTTTGAAGACAAactattg
Proteins encoded in this window:
- the LOC104228365 gene encoding protein RADIALIS-like 4; its protein translation is MASNSIRNSWTPQQNKLFERALAQFDKDTPDRWQNVARAVGGGKSVDEVKRHYEILIEDLRRIESGLVPLPTYRNGGTTGVAADEEQRLLRYLNLH